In one Streptomyces sp. NBC_01288 genomic region, the following are encoded:
- a CDS encoding IMP cyclohydrolase, protein MLSLHDLLSANSYPGRGVLCARTHSGAVLGGYFLTGRSPASRDRALRLIDGELVVGPLTMGRHDPLRHYAAATATGGWLVLGNGEQVSQAAERLRAGAAPTEALSGFAYEPDPPIRTSRITALISRDGGRTTVFGAARPSRAARPTSNVMTLAVQDLEPGEAVLLTTYDSDGERVSVAAPFTEAAVGARNGEELLDEIWSGLDERFRIAAAVVDPARGPGSAIQRSV, encoded by the coding sequence ATGCTCTCCCTCCACGACCTGCTGTCCGCAAACTCCTATCCGGGCCGCGGGGTTCTGTGCGCCCGCACCCACTCCGGAGCGGTTCTGGGTGGTTACTTCCTCACCGGCCGCAGCCCTGCCTCGCGCGACCGCGCCCTGCGACTGATCGACGGTGAGCTCGTGGTCGGCCCCCTCACCATGGGGAGACACGATCCGCTGCGCCACTACGCCGCCGCCACGGCCACCGGCGGCTGGCTGGTTCTGGGCAATGGTGAGCAGGTGTCCCAGGCCGCGGAACGACTCCGTGCGGGAGCCGCGCCCACCGAAGCGCTCAGCGGCTTCGCGTACGAACCGGACCCGCCGATCCGGACGTCCCGGATCACCGCGCTGATCAGCCGCGACGGCGGACGCACCACCGTTTTCGGAGCCGCCCGGCCCAGTCGCGCCGCACGTCCGACCAGCAACGTGATGACCCTCGCCGTACAGGATCTGGAACCCGGCGAGGCGGTCCTGCTGACCACCTACGACTCCGATGGCGAACGGGTCTCGGTCGCCGCTCCCTTCACCGAGGCCGCTGTCGGCGCCAGGAACGGTGAGGAACTGCTGGACGAGATCTGGTCCGGGCTCGACGAACGGTTCCGGATCGCCGCCGCCGTCGTCGATCCTGCCCGGGGACCGGGCTCTGCGATCCAGCGTTCCGTTTGA
- a CDS encoding phosphoribosylaminoimidazolecarboxamide formyltransferase, with translation MELRYGINPQQQPADATPVRPGRWPVRVVRGSPSYINMLDALNGWQLVYEASRVLNRPAAASFKHVSPAGAAVAGAVDDVTAELHGVQQHDVGPLTSAYLRARDADPKSSYGDFAAVSHPVDAELAASLARVVCDGVIAPGYAPGTVGTLAKKKNGRFLVMEADPAFVPPERETREVFGLRLAQQRDEVPLAATLLENVVCGALPTTAAEDLLLGLVVLRHTQSNSVCYLRDGMTLGIGAGQQSRVDCTRLAGAKADTWWLRRHPAVRALAFRPDIRRQDRINWQIRSVEGDLTPDESTRLSRALSQPREALTGSSRAEWTARLKGVAFVSDGALPFRDNVDHAQRHGVRYIAEPGGSIRSAEVEDACREHRITLVRTGLRLFHH, from the coding sequence GTGGAACTGCGTTACGGAATCAACCCGCAGCAGCAGCCCGCCGATGCGACACCGGTGCGGCCCGGCCGGTGGCCGGTTCGGGTGGTGCGGGGAAGCCCGTCGTACATCAACATGTTGGACGCGCTGAACGGCTGGCAGCTGGTGTACGAGGCGAGCCGGGTCCTGAATCGGCCGGCGGCCGCTTCCTTCAAGCATGTCTCACCCGCCGGTGCCGCCGTGGCCGGGGCCGTCGATGACGTGACAGCGGAGCTCCACGGCGTTCAGCAGCACGATGTAGGCCCCCTGACCAGCGCGTATCTGCGCGCACGCGATGCCGATCCGAAGTCCTCCTACGGAGACTTCGCCGCCGTCTCGCACCCGGTCGACGCGGAACTTGCCGCATCGCTGGCCCGCGTGGTCTGCGACGGCGTCATCGCGCCGGGCTATGCGCCGGGCACCGTGGGAACGCTCGCCAAGAAGAAGAACGGCCGCTTCCTCGTCATGGAAGCGGACCCGGCCTTTGTGCCGCCGGAGCGTGAGACGCGCGAGGTCTTCGGCCTGCGCCTGGCCCAGCAACGGGACGAAGTGCCGCTCGCCGCCACGCTGTTGGAGAACGTCGTGTGCGGTGCGCTGCCCACGACGGCCGCGGAGGATCTTCTGCTCGGCCTGGTGGTGCTGCGTCACACCCAGTCCAACTCGGTGTGCTACCTGCGGGACGGGATGACGCTGGGCATCGGCGCGGGACAGCAGTCCCGCGTCGACTGCACGCGGCTTGCCGGCGCGAAGGCCGACACCTGGTGGTTGCGCCGCCATCCGGCGGTTCGCGCCCTCGCCTTCCGGCCGGACATCCGGCGCCAGGACCGGATCAACTGGCAGATCCGCTCCGTCGAGGGTGACCTCACGCCGGACGAGAGCACCCGCCTCTCCCGTGCGCTGTCACAACCGAGGGAAGCGCTGACCGGCAGCTCGCGCGCCGAGTGGACGGCCCGTCTGAAGGGCGTCGCGTTCGTCTCCGACGGGGCTTTGCCGTTCCGCGACAACGTCGACCACGCACAGCGGCACGGTGTCCGCTACATCGCCGAGCCGGGCGGATCGATCCGCTCCGCCGAGGTCGAGGACGCATGCCGCGAGCATCGGATCACCCTCGTACGCACCGGCCTCAGGCTGTTCCACCACTGA
- a CDS encoding helix-turn-helix transcriptional regulator, with amino-acid sequence MNRDDLVRLRQARDRMNREYAEPLDMASIARTALMSPGHFQRSFRAAYGETPYSYLMTRRIERAKALLRRGDLSVTEVCMAVGCTSLGSFSSRFTELVGETPSAYRARSHEAGTVIPSCVARTFTRPNRAGPPLRP; translated from the coding sequence GTGAACCGCGACGACCTCGTACGGCTGCGCCAGGCCCGCGACCGCATGAACCGCGAGTACGCCGAACCGCTCGACATGGCCTCGATCGCCCGCACCGCGCTGATGTCCCCGGGCCACTTCCAGCGCAGCTTCCGCGCCGCGTACGGGGAGACGCCGTACAGCTATCTCATGACCCGGCGGATAGAGCGCGCGAAGGCGTTGCTGCGGCGCGGGGACCTGAGCGTGACCGAGGTGTGCATGGCCGTCGGCTGTACGTCGCTCGGTTCGTTCAGCTCCCGTTTCACCGAGCTGGTCGGTGAGACGCCCAGCGCCTACCGCGCCCGTTCCCACGAGGCGGGCACGGTGATCCCGTCCTGCGTGGCCCGCACCTTTACCCGGCCGAACCGGGCGGGACCGCCGCTCCGCCCCTAG
- a CDS encoding VOC family protein: MDLKLRQCFIAVDDHDKALAFYCDVLELEIRNDVGFEGMRWVTVGSPLQPDVEIVLEPPAANPDASPADKQAMAELLAKGTLRGVNFTTADCDALYARVQESGAEVVQEPTDQPYGVRDCAFRDPAGNMLRFMQRSED, from the coding sequence ATGGACCTGAAACTCCGCCAGTGCTTCATCGCCGTCGACGACCACGACAAGGCGCTCGCCTTCTACTGCGACGTCCTGGAGCTGGAAATCCGTAACGACGTCGGTTTCGAGGGCATGCGGTGGGTGACCGTGGGGTCGCCGTTGCAGCCTGACGTGGAGATCGTCCTGGAGCCGCCGGCCGCGAACCCGGACGCCTCCCCCGCCGACAAGCAGGCCATGGCCGAACTACTCGCCAAGGGCACCCTGCGCGGGGTCAACTTCACCACCGCCGACTGCGACGCCCTCTACGCCAGGGTCCAGGAGTCCGGCGCCGAGGTGGTCCAGGAACCGACGGACCAGCCGTACGGCGTCCGCGACTGCGCGTTCCGCGACCCGGCCGGGAACATGCTGCGGTTCATGCAGCGGAGTGAGGACTGA
- a CDS encoding VOC family protein, translating into MSATSIRWTYAFVDRPHDRLGAARDFWTAVTDTRLSELRGDEGEFVTLLSDRTDACVKIQGVDSGLGGAHLDFSVEDVPAFVESALRLGAETVAEHDGWAVLRSPAGELFCAGPWHGESVRPPVVAGTRLDQVSLDIGPGSYDAEVAFWSALLPDWASLSGALPEFHVLKPPPGQPIRILLQRLGEERPASAHLDLACADIDEAVVLHEHLGATVVSQGRHWTVMRDPAGGTYCLTGRDAETGGLPNRP; encoded by the coding sequence ATGAGCGCTACGAGCATCCGCTGGACCTACGCCTTCGTCGACCGCCCGCACGACCGCCTCGGCGCCGCCCGCGACTTCTGGACGGCCGTCACGGACACCCGGCTGTCCGAACTCCGGGGTGACGAGGGCGAGTTCGTCACCCTGCTGTCCGACCGCACCGACGCCTGCGTGAAGATCCAGGGCGTGGACTCCGGCCTCGGCGGCGCTCATCTCGACTTCTCCGTCGAGGACGTACCGGCGTTCGTGGAGTCCGCGCTGCGGCTCGGCGCGGAGACCGTCGCCGAGCACGACGGCTGGGCCGTACTCCGGTCCCCCGCGGGGGAGTTGTTCTGCGCCGGCCCCTGGCACGGCGAGTCCGTACGGCCGCCCGTCGTGGCCGGCACCCGCCTCGACCAGGTGTCCCTCGACATCGGCCCCGGCTCCTACGACGCCGAAGTCGCCTTCTGGAGCGCCCTGTTGCCCGACTGGGCCTCACTGTCGGGCGCGCTGCCCGAGTTCCATGTGCTCAAGCCCCCGCCCGGCCAGCCGATCCGCATCCTGCTCCAACGCCTCGGCGAGGAACGCCCCGCGTCCGCCCATCTGGACCTGGCCTGCGCGGACATCGACGAGGCCGTCGTACTGCACGAGCACCTCGGCGCGACCGTCGTCTCCCAAGGCAGGCACTGGACCGTGATGCGGGACCCGGCGGGCGGCACGTACTGCCTGACAGGCCGAGACGCGGAGACCGGCGGGCTCCCTAACCGCCCCTGA
- a CDS encoding DUF952 domain-containing protein, protein MPEQELTTTPILHMTERALWDAARERGSYEWSTRGRTLQEEGFIHCSTRTQLPRVAAFLYGSYDGPDELVVLVVDPARLDAPLKYEAPEPGGEEFPHVYGAIPVGAVVDVEVWTA, encoded by the coding sequence ATGCCGGAACAGGAACTCACCACCACCCCCATCCTCCACATGACCGAGCGCGCCCTGTGGGACGCGGCCCGCGAGCGCGGGAGCTACGAGTGGTCGACCCGTGGCCGCACCCTCCAGGAGGAGGGCTTCATCCACTGCTCGACCCGTACCCAACTCCCGCGCGTGGCGGCCTTTTTGTACGGTTCCTACGACGGCCCCGACGAGCTGGTGGTCCTGGTCGTGGACCCGGCACGGCTCGACGCACCGCTGAAGTACGAGGCGCCGGAGCCGGGTGGGGAGGAGTTCCCGCATGTGTACGGGGCGATTCCGGTGGGCGCGGTGGTGGATGTGGAGGTGTGGACGGCGTGA
- a CDS encoding GNAT family N-acetyltransferase has protein sequence MGVAIRAAGEGDRELVVRLLDEAFQDDPVSGWVFPDAEYRRTTHHRLMASFTDAVFADGRIDLAEDGAACALWLSVPAEAHPENGEDEAVQLRELVDPDNERVETIARLMAESHPAGRAHEYLWMIAVAPGRQGDGLGAALIRHVLDRCDREGLPAYLEASSERSTKLYERLGYTFTDHTLDLPDGPSMYPMWREPKP, from the coding sequence ATGGGCGTGGCGATACGGGCGGCGGGCGAGGGTGACAGAGAGCTGGTCGTCCGGCTGCTGGACGAGGCCTTCCAGGACGATCCGGTCAGCGGCTGGGTCTTTCCCGACGCCGAGTACCGCCGTACGACCCACCACAGGCTGATGGCCTCCTTCACCGACGCGGTGTTCGCCGACGGCCGGATCGACCTCGCCGAGGACGGCGCGGCGTGCGCGCTGTGGCTGTCGGTGCCGGCCGAGGCGCATCCGGAGAACGGCGAGGACGAGGCCGTACAGCTACGGGAGTTGGTCGATCCCGACAACGAGCGGGTCGAGACGATAGCCCGGCTGATGGCGGAGTCCCATCCGGCCGGCCGGGCCCACGAGTACCTGTGGATGATCGCCGTTGCACCGGGCCGCCAGGGCGACGGCCTCGGCGCCGCGCTCATCCGGCACGTCCTGGACCGCTGCGACCGCGAGGGCCTGCCCGCGTACCTGGAGGCGAGCAGCGAGCGCAGCACCAAGCTGTACGAGCGCCTCGGCTACACCTTCACCGACCACACCCTCGACCTCCCGGACGGCCCGAGCATGTACCCGATGTGGCGCGAGCCGAAGCCGTAG